The Coriobacteriia bacterium nucleotide sequence CGAATCCCAGGTGCTGCGCCTGTACGTGGAGGGCCGCTCGTACCAGGAGATCGCAGAGCACCTCGGCCGCCACGTGAAGTCGGTGGACAACGCCCTGCAGCGCATCAAGCGCAAGGTAGAGGTGCAGATCCGGCGCTGCCAGGCCTGCTGAGGCCGGGCCCGTCCAGTCGCCTCGTCGCCGCGGCACGCCCGCGCGCGTCCCCGACACCACGGCCTCGCGCGCCGCTGGCCCCCTCGGCCCGCGCCCCGTACAATGTGCCGCGAGCCGGCGTAGCTCAACGGCAGAGCAACGGTTTTGTAAACCGTAGGTTGCGGGTTCGACTCCTGTCGCCGGCTCCATAGACCACCAGGACGCGCCCGCGGGCGGCGTCTCCCTCACCCCCCGGCGGCCTTCCGCTGCGCGGGTTCCCACGGCACCTCGACGACTTCGACCTCGCCGGGGATGTTCTTCAGCTCGTAGGAGCCCTTCGGCGCCGTCGCGGGCGCTCGTCGCCCGGCGTGCGCGACGACGTCGGCGCACGCGAGGATCTGCCCTCCGTCGGCGAGGTTCATCACCCGGGCGGCCTTGTTCAGGCCGCTTCCGATGAAGGGACACCCGCCCCTGTCCAGCACGACCTCGCCGAACCCTATGCCGATGCGGATGAGCATCGCCCTGTCACCCGAGTTGGTCTCGTTGTACGCGTCGAGGGTCTGCTGCATGTCCACGGCCGCATGCAGGGCTGCGACGGGGTCGTCGAATGCCGCGACGAGGCCGTCGCCGCCGGTCGACTTGCCGTGTCCTCCGTGCGCGGAGATCACCGGCAGCAGCAGATCGCGGTGGCGCTGGATGCGCTTGGCCGACATCACGCTCCCGTCCTCCTCGGTCATCGCCGAGAACGCCTTCATGTCCGTGATCAGGACCGCACCCTCCATGGTGTGCTTGGCGGCGAGCTCCTCCTCGGCGCTGGCGATGACGCGCAGCAGTTCGTCGACGTCGGCGTCCTCGGCCTGGATGCCCGTCAGCGGCGGCGCCTCGGGCTCGGGCACCGGCAGCGGCGGGAAGAGCCCCTCGAGGGCCGCGCCCGCGAAGGCGGCGACGGCGGCGGAGGTCAGCGCCGCGGGGACCAGGACGCCGGCGGCGAGCGGCGAGCCGAGAGCGCGCAGGGCCATGCTTCCGAGGGCAACCACGACGACGCCTCCCGCGGCGGCGGACGCCGCAAGCGCGACCCTGGCGGCTCCGGCCTTCCCTGGGAGGCGTCGGGCCGCCGTGCCGGCCACGCCCGCTCCCGCCGCCCACACGAGCGGCTGCAGCAGCAGCACCGGCAGCGGGGAGGCCGACTTGAACGCGGCGACCGCCCCGGCCGGGTCGGCGGAGCGCAGCGACGACGGCAGCCACGAGAACGTCACGGCTCCCTCGGGCGCCTCGGCCAGTGTGAGCACCGCCGTGCCGCCGCCTGTGGCGGTGGCACCCATCGCGGGCACGCCGAGCACGATCCCCGTGGCCTCGAGCACCGCGCAGGCCACGAGGGTGGCGACCAGGCCGTCCGACGCCCCGAGGACGTATCCGGCCATGGCGACGACCGCCCACTCGAGCTTCAGCAGCGACGCGATGAAGGCGAGCACGACGACGACGAACGGCCGCGCGCCGTCCCCGCCGAGGTATCGGACCGCGGCGAGCCCGACGACGAGGAACGCCACGCCTACGATCACGTCCTCCGCGATCAGCGGGAGCGACAGCGCGACGACGAAGGCGGCGACCCCGATCCGGGGGGAGAGCAGGCCGAGGGCGGCCACACCCGCCGCCACGGCCAGCCGGAGCGGCGCGGGGAAGAACGGCGCCCGCGAGAGCGCCGCGGCCGCGCCGGCCAGGAAGGCCGCCGCGCGCATCCATCGGAACGCACCGGAGTAGCGCCTTCTTCCCCGATCCATCTTTCCTCCTAGAGGTACCCGAGGGAGACGGCCGCCGCCACGGCGGCCACGAACGCGTAGGCAGCGGCGCACAGCAGCAGCCCCGACACCGCGATCGTCACCTGGCGGAGACGGTCGCGGGGCTGCAGGCGCAGCGCGGCGAGGGTCCGGGGCAGGAACGGCAGCGCGAGCAGCGCCGGTCCGGCGAGCAGGGCGGCTCCGAGCGAGGTCCCGCGTTCGACCATCCCGAGCAGCCGCGCGGCGTCCAGCGGCAGGAGCGGCTCGTCGCGCGCTTCAGCCGTCTCGGACGCCTCGAACACCAGGATCGACCCGAAGAAGACGACGGTCGCCATGGCGGTCACGGCCGCGAGGCGCGCGACGTCGAGCTGATACCCGAAGGTCGCCGGCTTCACGGAGACCTCCGTGCCCAGCATGAGGACGGGCGGGACGAGAGAGGCCAGGTGCAGCGCCTGGTCGAGACCGAAGACGAACAGGCCGCGCGCCGCGCGCCCGCGACGCGCGTGGATCGTGACCACCTCGATCAGGAGATGGGCCGCCGCCACGTACGCCACCACGCGCCACAGACTCGCCAGGTCGCTCACCAGGACGGCGGCCGTGCAAGCAGCCACGACCGCCACGTGCCCGAGTAGCCCCGCGAGCCGGTTGCGCTTCGCCATCACCAGGCGTCCGGGCTGGAGCACGAAGTCCCCGAGCACGTGCCCGAGGAACATGTTGAGATACAGGACCATGCCGCCTCCCGTACCGGTCGCAGCCGATTGTGACACTGACGGCCCCTCGCGTCTTGCTATAGAATCGACGCACGAGGGCCGGAGGATGAGAGGCGAGGAGGCGCGCCGCATGGGCTACGAGGAGTTCCTCGCCCAAGTGCCGCTCTTCGCGAACTGCTCGCCCGAGGAGATCGCCGCGATCGCGGCGATCTCCCGGCAGGACTCGTTCGAGCCGGACGAGGTCATAGTGACGCAGGGCACACCGGGACAGGCCTTCTACCTCATCCTCTCCGGTCGCGTGGAGATCCTGCGCGACGAGTCCTCGTTGGGCACGTTCGGTCCGGGGGACTTCTTCGGCGAGATGTCCCTTCTCGACCAGGCGCCTCGCTCGGCCACCATCCGCGCCTTCGAGCCGACGACGTGCCTCATGCTGGCGGCGCAGGACCTGCGGATGCTGCTCGAGAGCGTCCCTTCGATCGCGCTGAGACTGCTGGAGGTGCTCTGCCGCCGGTTGCGCGTGACGGGTGAGCGGCTGGGACAATGACATAGGAGGCCCGGAGGGGTGGCGGGCCACGACGCACGGGGGGTGCGTTGAGCGTACGCGAGGGGAGCGGGCTCCTTCACGCGGTCGCGGAACGGATCGTGGTGCGTTACCTGGAGGAACGCTACGGGGGCCAGGTGGCGGTGCTCGACGGGTCGCGAGAAGGGTGGCTGACCGCGGTCGACCTCAGCTACACCGGCGGGGACGGCGCCTCGCCGGATATCGGCGTCAAGGTCCAGGCGGACGCGTACTGCGGTACGGATCTCGAGAAGGCGGCCGACCGCTCGCTGGTCTTCTACCGGCCGGCGTCGAGTTCGTACGCGTTCGAGACCGTCTCGGACAACCGCACCGGGGTGCCCGGCTGGATGTTCCGCTCCACGGCCGAGGAGCTGTTCTACTACAGACTGGCCATCGCTCAGCCCGAGGACGAGGTCTCCACCCTGATGTCCGAGCCCGACGCGGTGTTCTTCTCGGAGCTGGCCGTCGAGAGGGACGAGCTGGACGTCCTGCCGATGGCCGCGACACGCGAGTGGCTCCGTGCGAACCAGGACCGCTACGCCTCGCGCCCGGTCGCCGTCGGTGACCACGCGTCGTGGGTGCGGCTGGTGCCGCGCCGCGACGTCTCCTCGGCGGTGTCGGGCATACGGTTCGAGGGACCGGTCT carries:
- a CDS encoding DUF3307 domain-containing protein; amino-acid sequence: MVLYLNMFLGHVLGDFVLQPGRLVMAKRNRLAGLLGHVAVVAACTAAVLVSDLASLWRVVAYVAAAHLLIEVVTIHARRGRAARGLFVFGLDQALHLASLVPPVLMLGTEVSVKPATFGYQLDVARLAAVTAMATVVFFGSILVFEASETAEARDEPLLPLDAARLLGMVERGTSLGAALLAGPALLALPFLPRTLAALRLQPRDRLRQVTIAVSGLLLCAAAYAFVAAVAAAVSLGYL
- a CDS encoding cyclic nucleotide-binding domain-containing protein, with the translated sequence MRGEEARRMGYEEFLAQVPLFANCSPEEIAAIAAISRQDSFEPDEVIVTQGTPGQAFYLILSGRVEILRDESSLGTFGPGDFFGEMSLLDQAPRSATIRAFEPTTCLMLAAQDLRMLLESVPSIALRLLEVLCRRLRVTGERLGQ
- a CDS encoding adenylate/guanylate cyclase domain-containing protein; amino-acid sequence: MDRGRRRYSGAFRWMRAAAFLAGAAAALSRAPFFPAPLRLAVAAGVAALGLLSPRIGVAAFVVALSLPLIAEDVIVGVAFLVVGLAAVRYLGGDGARPFVVVVLAFIASLLKLEWAVVAMAGYVLGASDGLVATLVACAVLEATGIVLGVPAMGATATGGGTAVLTLAEAPEGAVTFSWLPSSLRSADPAGAVAAFKSASPLPVLLLQPLVWAAGAGVAGTAARRLPGKAGAARVALAASAAAGGVVVVALGSMALRALGSPLAAGVLVPAALTSAAVAAFAGAALEGLFPPLPVPEPEAPPLTGIQAEDADVDELLRVIASAEEELAAKHTMEGAVLITDMKAFSAMTEEDGSVMSAKRIQRHRDLLLPVISAHGGHGKSTGGDGLVAAFDDPVAALHAAVDMQQTLDAYNETNSGDRAMLIRIGIGFGEVVLDRGGCPFIGSGLNKAARVMNLADGGQILACADVVAHAGRRAPATAPKGSYELKNIPGEVEVVEVPWEPAQRKAAGG